A stretch of the Synechocystis sp. PCC 7338 genome encodes the following:
- a CDS encoding ATP-dependent Zn protease, producing MSDSRLNLVAIAIFLMMMSALVGPIVHLSPAIPAVATLGILGIITADQISWQGRGTDFFVGLFQTKAEKERILCHEAGHFLVAHCLQVPITNYSLSPWEVLRQGSGGMAGVQFDTTNLENQCRDWHLRPQALERWATVWMAGIAAEKIIYGEAQGGNGDRQQLRQAFRRAGLPEIKLNQKESWAFLQAKNLLEQHRQAHGQLQQALAQRRSVEECRYLLAQQLGEPIASSN from the coding sequence ATGTCTGATAGTCGTTTAAATCTGGTGGCAATCGCCATTTTTTTGATGATGATGTCTGCCCTGGTGGGGCCGATAGTCCACCTTTCCCCGGCCATTCCTGCGGTGGCAACCCTGGGGATTTTGGGCATAATCACAGCGGATCAAATCAGTTGGCAGGGAAGGGGGACAGATTTTTTTGTCGGTCTCTTCCAAACCAAAGCGGAAAAAGAGAGGATACTGTGCCATGAAGCGGGGCATTTCCTAGTGGCCCATTGCCTACAGGTTCCCATTACTAACTACAGCCTTAGTCCCTGGGAAGTTCTGCGCCAGGGGTCTGGCGGGATGGCGGGTGTCCAATTCGATACGACTAATCTAGAAAATCAGTGTCGGGATTGGCACCTCCGTCCCCAAGCTCTGGAACGTTGGGCTACGGTCTGGATGGCAGGTATTGCCGCGGAAAAAATTATCTACGGTGAAGCCCAGGGGGGGAACGGCGATCGCCAACAGCTACGCCAAGCCTTTCGTCGGGCAGGACTGCCGGAAATTAAACTAAACCAAAAGGAAAGTTGGGCTTTTCTCCAGGCCAAAAACTTACTGGAACAACATCGCCAAGCCCATGGTCAGTTGCAACAAGCCCTAGCCCAGAGGCGATCGGTGGAAGAATGCCGTTATCTCCTTGCCCAACAGCTAGGGGAGCCTATCGCTAGTTCCAATTAA
- a CDS encoding Tic20 family protein, whose product MASNSTADGKDRFFSALIYLIPLIDAFMFGSFLLQQFPILQIIYLPIMPLLQFYYQFPFASFIIFIVLFMAVVRNNNISHFIRFNAMQAILIGILLSLFGLIVAYVIQPVFGQGLVTETLYNFAFLGALACGFFGIVQSVLGRYAEIPTISDAAYSQVRF is encoded by the coding sequence ATGGCATCTAATAGTACGGCGGACGGGAAAGATCGTTTTTTTAGTGCTCTAATTTATCTAATTCCTCTCATTGATGCATTCATGTTCGGCAGTTTTTTATTGCAGCAATTTCCTATTTTGCAGATAATTTACTTGCCCATTATGCCCTTGTTGCAATTCTATTACCAGTTTCCCTTTGCTTCTTTCATTATTTTTATTGTGCTGTTTATGGCGGTGGTTAGAAATAACAATATTTCCCACTTTATCCGCTTCAATGCCATGCAAGCCATCCTAATTGGCATCCTACTATCATTGTTTGGCCTAATTGTTGCCTACGTTATTCAGCCAGTGTTTGGCCAAGGATTGGTCACGGAAACTCTCTACAATTTTGCTTTCCTTGGTGCCTTAGCCTGTGGATTTTTTGGCATTGTTCAATCAGTGCTGGGGCGCTATGCAGAAATTCCCACCATTTCTGATGCAGCCTATTCCCAGGTGCGCTTTTAG
- a CDS encoding alpha/beta fold hydrolase codes for MIDDIPITQAQNEQGANLGIGNANRWDGRIGCQREWSWRGWQIRYSFRHPPEATGLPPMLLIHGFGAAIEHWRYNLSVFAQHTSVYAIDLLGFGGSRKANERYSAYSWAEQVGDFCREIIGCPTVLVGNSIGSLVALTVVAENPALVAGLIMASLPDVSLRQQAAPRFFRPWIEKIENAFSPPWLLNSLFKFIRRPPIIRRWASLAYGLRREQPDPEQFEEELVQIICSPPQDLGAEVAFQQLFSSVRQPHFAPSVRDVLPSLDLPMLLLWGDGDRFIPWRYGEQFAQLNDKIEFQLWPGVGHCLHDECPTKFNQTCLAWLERNFSTVTPRAG; via the coding sequence TTGATTGATGACATTCCCATTACCCAGGCCCAGAATGAGCAAGGGGCAAACCTAGGCATAGGCAACGCAAACCGATGGGATGGCCGCATTGGCTGTCAGCGGGAATGGAGTTGGCGGGGTTGGCAAATCCGATACAGTTTTCGTCACCCTCCCGAGGCCACTGGTTTACCCCCCATGTTGCTCATCCATGGCTTTGGCGCGGCGATCGAACATTGGCGTTATAACCTGTCGGTGTTTGCCCAGCACACCAGCGTTTATGCCATTGATTTACTGGGTTTTGGTGGTTCCCGCAAGGCCAACGAACGTTACAGTGCCTACTCCTGGGCCGAGCAAGTGGGGGATTTTTGTCGGGAAATAATTGGTTGTCCGACGGTACTAGTGGGAAATTCCATTGGTTCCCTGGTGGCTTTGACCGTGGTGGCAGAAAATCCAGCCCTAGTGGCCGGATTAATTATGGCCAGTTTGCCCGATGTTTCCCTCCGTCAGCAGGCCGCTCCCCGTTTTTTCCGGCCTTGGATTGAAAAAATAGAAAATGCTTTTTCTCCCCCTTGGTTGCTCAATAGCCTATTCAAGTTTATTCGTCGTCCCCCGATTATTAGGCGTTGGGCTAGTTTGGCCTATGGTTTACGGCGGGAACAGCCTGATCCAGAGCAGTTTGAAGAAGAATTGGTACAGATTATTTGCTCTCCTCCCCAGGATTTGGGGGCTGAGGTTGCTTTTCAGCAATTATTTAGCTCTGTGCGCCAGCCCCACTTTGCGCCGTCAGTGAGGGATGTATTGCCTAGCCTAGATTTACCCATGTTGCTACTTTGGGGAGATGGTGATCGGTTCATTCCCTGGCGGTATGGGGAGCAATTTGCCCAGTTAAATGACAAAATCGAGTTTCAACTTTGGCCAGGGGTCGGCCATTGTTTGCACGATGAGTGTCCGACCAAGTTCAACCAAACTTGCTTAGCATGGCTGGAGCGAAATTTTTCCACTGTCACCCCTAGAGCTGGATAA
- a CDS encoding NADH-quinone oxidoreductase subunit M, giving the protein MLSLLLILPVIGALIIGFFPGNIQAKQLRQITELFAVLTLVWSLLVLFKFDVTDPQFQFQEYLPWIPQLGLNYSLAIDGLSLPLVILNNLLTGVAIYSIGPNVNRSRLYYGLILLINAGISGALLSQNLLLFIVFYELELIPFYLMIAIWGGEKRGYASMKFLLYTAFSGLLVLAAFLGMSLLSGSHSFDYNPQMTQTFTESAQTILLILILLGFGIKIPLVPLHTWLPDAYTEASPATAILLGGILSKLGTYGIIRFGLQLFPQTWAQFAPVLAIIGTVTVLYGALSAIAQKDIKRMVAYSSIGHMGYILVAAAAGTELSVLGAVAQMVSHGLILALLFHLVGIVERKAGTRDLNVLNGLMNPVRGLPLTSALLITGGMASAGIPGLVGFAAEFIVFQGSFPTFPIPTLLCILASGLTAVYFVILLNRTCFGKLDNEQAYYSKVLASEMLPALVLTAIIFFLGVQPNYLVHWTQTTTNDMIAQLTHGAPAVEQLAQRVTLPQL; this is encoded by the coding sequence ATGCTTAGCCTGCTATTAATCCTGCCAGTTATCGGAGCTTTAATTATTGGCTTTTTTCCGGGCAACATACAAGCCAAACAACTGCGGCAAATTACCGAACTATTCGCTGTGTTGACCCTTGTTTGGTCATTGCTAGTGTTGTTTAAGTTTGACGTTACAGACCCGCAGTTTCAATTCCAGGAATATCTGCCTTGGATTCCCCAGCTTGGTTTGAACTATAGTCTTGCCATCGATGGATTATCCCTCCCCCTAGTCATTCTTAATAATCTGTTAACAGGAGTGGCGATTTATAGTATTGGGCCCAACGTAAACCGATCAAGACTTTACTACGGGTTGATTTTGTTAATTAATGCCGGTATTTCCGGTGCCCTACTATCCCAAAACCTGCTTCTATTTATCGTCTTCTACGAACTGGAATTAATTCCCTTCTATTTGATGATTGCCATTTGGGGTGGAGAAAAGCGGGGATATGCCTCCATGAAGTTTCTACTCTACACGGCTTTTTCTGGTCTGTTGGTGTTAGCGGCCTTTCTAGGTATGAGTTTACTGAGCGGTAGTCATTCTTTTGACTACAATCCACAAATGACCCAAACCTTCACTGAGTCAGCCCAAACCATTCTGCTGATTCTGATTTTGCTAGGTTTTGGCATCAAAATCCCCCTGGTTCCGCTCCATACCTGGTTACCGGATGCCTACACAGAAGCTTCCCCGGCCACGGCTATTCTATTGGGCGGAATTTTATCCAAACTTGGAACCTACGGTATCATTCGCTTTGGTCTGCAATTATTTCCCCAAACCTGGGCCCAATTTGCCCCGGTGCTAGCCATCATTGGCACGGTCACTGTACTGTATGGAGCCCTCTCGGCGATCGCCCAAAAAGATATTAAACGGATGGTGGCCTATAGCTCCATTGGCCACATGGGATACATTTTAGTGGCCGCCGCCGCCGGCACGGAACTAAGTGTATTAGGGGCAGTGGCCCAAATGGTTAGCCATGGTCTTATTTTGGCATTACTGTTTCACCTTGTTGGTATCGTCGAACGCAAAGCTGGTACCCGCGACCTAAATGTGTTGAATGGCTTGATGAATCCCGTTCGGGGTTTACCCCTTACCAGTGCATTATTGATTACTGGCGGCATGGCCAGTGCTGGCATTCCTGGTTTGGTAGGGTTTGCCGCCGAATTCATCGTTTTTCAAGGCAGTTTTCCCACCTTTCCCATTCCCACCCTACTGTGCATTCTGGCTTCGGGCTTAACAGCGGTCTATTTTGTCATTCTTTTAAACCGCACCTGCTTTGGCAAACTCGACAACGAACAGGCTTACTATTCAAAAGTGTTGGCATCGGAAATGCTACCGGCCCTGGTATTAACCGCCATTATTTTCTTCCTCGGTGTTCAGCCCAATTACTTAGTACATTGGACGCAAACCACCACCAATGACATGATTGCCCAACTGACCCATGGCGCTCCCGCCGTCGAGCAATTAGCCCAAAGGGTGACCTTGCCACAACTTTAA
- a CDS encoding CO2 hydration protein — MTSLTQNTVLPPSTHPFAEVIHRLEAGGSMLPDTPENLMQIIGIYKAYAVPMDFYWRDLLYIAERVFLNPLRFFKYFLPQEYLDLPNHYAGESADLRIWRGEAYAHPELLEFMEKGNTTKMPKLFHHLWHDRINMEFAEACMQAMLWHGRDMGMGKFDAYLDSDEYKANADKAIRAYFKGNPPMLALYKLFPDLFLEQVRELSYYSNLGLFWEVMAPVFFEMSDIYDEGGFKGVPDAMNFLVNGIFAIAGRPIYHHVYIDGECLEIIPKSKGFTWLYEAALPYVEAVFYRTAPFRGTKSYNAQAKQVPDEQKDFHYGILYADVFPVGTAGIPPTLLMDDMLHFLPPYLVEYYQKHCRGEDDMLVQLGITFQRSMYNVTSAVIQALRTALLYPLDDPNPRHLAKNRQFFEAQMDRFLRPEARLKDIQSDRYR, encoded by the coding sequence ATGACTAGCCTGACCCAAAACACCGTCTTGCCCCCCTCTACCCATCCCTTTGCCGAGGTTATCCATCGTCTTGAAGCCGGTGGATCCATGTTGCCAGATACCCCGGAAAACTTAATGCAGATCATCGGCATTTACAAAGCCTATGCTGTGCCCATGGATTTTTACTGGCGAGATCTGCTCTACATTGCGGAACGGGTTTTCCTTAATCCCCTGCGTTTCTTTAAATATTTTCTACCCCAGGAATATTTAGACCTCCCCAACCACTATGCCGGGGAAAGTGCCGACCTGAGAATCTGGCGGGGAGAGGCTTATGCCCACCCTGAGTTGCTGGAATTTATGGAAAAAGGCAATACCACCAAAATGCCTAAATTGTTCCATCATCTCTGGCATGACCGCATCAACATGGAGTTTGCGGAAGCCTGTATGCAAGCAATGCTATGGCATGGTCGGGATATGGGGATGGGGAAATTTGATGCCTACCTAGACAGTGACGAATATAAGGCCAACGCAGATAAAGCTATCCGAGCTTACTTCAAGGGTAATCCCCCCATGTTGGCGTTATATAAACTTTTTCCTGATTTATTTTTGGAACAAGTCAGAGAACTATCTTACTATTCCAATTTGGGGCTTTTTTGGGAAGTAATGGCCCCGGTATTTTTTGAAATGTCCGACATTTACGATGAGGGCGGATTTAAAGGAGTTCCTGATGCCATGAATTTCTTAGTTAACGGTATTTTTGCCATTGCTGGCCGCCCCATTTACCACCATGTTTATATTGATGGCGAATGTTTAGAAATTATTCCTAAATCTAAAGGCTTTACTTGGCTTTATGAAGCAGCATTACCCTACGTGGAAGCTGTATTTTACCGCACCGCACCATTCCGGGGTACCAAATCCTATAATGCCCAGGCCAAACAGGTACCAGACGAACAAAAGGATTTTCACTATGGTATTTTGTATGCCGATGTGTTCCCCGTTGGTACTGCGGGTATTCCCCCCACGTTGTTAATGGATGATATGTTGCACTTTTTACCGCCCTATTTAGTGGAATATTATCAAAAACATTGCCGGGGTGAGGATGATATGTTAGTGCAGTTGGGTATCACTTTCCAGCGCTCAATGTACAATGTTACCTCCGCAGTTATCCAAGCTTTACGGACGGCATTGTTATATCCCCTAGACGATCCTAACCCCCGACATTTAGCCAAGAATCGACAGTTTTTTGAAGCTCAAATGGATCGGTTTCTCCGCCCCGAGGCCCGCTTAAAAGATATTCAAAGTGATCGCTATCGTTAG
- a CDS encoding class III poly(R)-hydroxyalkanoic acid synthase subunit PhaC gives MLPFFAQMGLEENLHETLDFTEKFLSGLENLQGLEEEDIQVGFTPKEAVYQEDKVVLYRFQPVVENPLPIPVLIVYALVNRPYMVDLQEGRSLVANLLKLGLDVYLIDWGYPSRGDRWLTLEDHLCGYLNNCVDVICQRSHQEKITLLGVCQGGTFSLCYASLFPEKVKNLVVMVAPVDFEQPGTLLNARGGCTLGAEAVDIDLMVDAMGNIPGDYLNLEFLMLKPLQLGYQKYLDVPDIMGDEAKLLNFLRMEKWIFDSPDQAGETYRQFLKDFYQQNKLVKGEVMIGDRRVDLHHLTMPILNLYAEKDHLVAPASSLALGDYLPENSDYTVQSFPVGHIGMYVSGKVQRDLPPAIVHWLSERQ, from the coding sequence ATGTTGCCTTTTTTTGCTCAGATGGGACTGGAAGAAAATCTCCACGAAACACTAGATTTTACCGAAAAATTCCTCTCCGGCTTGGAGAATTTACAGGGCTTGGAAGAAGAAGATATTCAAGTGGGCTTTACCCCCAAGGAGGCAGTTTACCAGGAAGATAAGGTTGTTCTTTACCGCTTCCAACCAGTAGTGGAAAATCCCCTCCCTATCCCCGTCTTAATTGTTTACGCCTTGGTGAATCGCCCCTACATGGTGGACTTGCAGGAGGGCCGTTCCCTGGTGGCTAACTTGCTCAAACTGGGTTTGGATGTGTACCTAATTGATTGGGGTTATCCTTCCCGGGGCGATCGTTGGTTGACCCTAGAGGATCATTTGTGCGGCTATTTAAATAACTGTGTGGATGTGATTTGCCAGCGCTCCCACCAGGAAAAAATCACCCTCCTAGGGGTCTGTCAGGGGGGCACATTTAGTTTATGCTATGCTTCCCTTTTTCCTGAAAAAGTTAAAAACTTGGTGGTGATGGTGGCCCCGGTAGACTTTGAGCAACCCGGTACTTTATTAAATGCCAGAGGTGGCTGTACCCTGGGGGCTGAAGCGGTGGACATTGACTTAATGGTGGATGCCATGGGCAATATTCCAGGGGATTATCTTAATTTGGAATTTCTCATGCTTAAACCCCTGCAATTGGGTTATCAAAAATACCTTGATGTGCCAGATATTATGGGGGATGAGGCCAAATTATTAAACTTTTTACGCATGGAAAAATGGATTTTTGATAGTCCCGATCAAGCGGGGGAAACCTACCGTCAATTCCTCAAGGATTTTTATCAGCAAAACAAGTTGGTTAAAGGGGAAGTGATGATTGGCGATCGCCGGGTGGATCTGCACCATCTCACCATGCCCATTTTGAATTTGTATGCCGAAAAGGACCATTTAGTGGCTCCCGCCTCTTCCCTCGCCCTGGGGGACTATTTGCCCGAAAACAGTGACTACACCGTACAATCTTTCCCGGTAGGGCACATCGGTATGTATGTTAGTGGCAAAGTGCAACGGGATTTGCCCCCGGCGATCGTCCATTGGTTGTCAGAACGACAGTGA
- the rplS gene encoding 50S ribosomal protein L19 gives MTMNAQAIINSIEAEFLKEDLPTIHVGDTIKVGVKIVEGGKERIQPYEGTVIAKRNGGISETITVRKIFQGVGVERVFLLHSPRVASIKVLRRGKVRRAKLYYLRDRVGKATRIKQRFDRAL, from the coding sequence ATGACCATGAACGCCCAAGCCATAATCAATTCCATCGAGGCAGAGTTTCTCAAAGAAGACCTGCCTACCATCCATGTCGGTGACACCATCAAGGTTGGGGTCAAGATTGTCGAAGGTGGTAAAGAGCGGATCCAACCCTACGAAGGCACCGTCATTGCCAAGCGTAACGGCGGCATCAGCGAAACCATTACCGTTCGTAAAATTTTCCAAGGTGTTGGTGTGGAAAGGGTTTTCCTGCTCCATTCCCCCCGAGTTGCCAGTATCAAAGTGTTGCGTCGCGGTAAAGTCCGTCGGGCCAAACTTTACTATCTCCGGGATCGGGTTGGTAAAGCTACCCGCATTAAGCAACGGTT
- a CDS encoding 2Fe-2S iron-sulfur cluster-binding protein, with the protein MVNTYTAEIQHQGQTYTISVPEDKTVLQAADDEGVQLPTSCGAGVCTTCAALITKGTVDQADGMGVSAELQTEGYALLCVAYPRSDLKIITEKEDEVYQRQFGGQG; encoded by the coding sequence ATGGTTAACACCTACACCGCCGAAATCCAACACCAGGGTCAGACCTACACCATCTCCGTGCCCGAGGATAAAACGGTGCTCCAAGCAGCGGATGATGAGGGGGTGCAATTACCCACTTCCTGTGGTGCCGGAGTTTGTACTACCTGTGCAGCGTTGATCACCAAAGGCACAGTGGATCAAGCTGACGGCATGGGGGTTTCGGCCGAACTACAGACAGAGGGTTACGCTTTACTCTGTGTGGCCTATCCCCGCTCAGATTTAAAAATTATCACTGAAAAAGAAGACGAAGTTTATCAACGGCAGTTCGGCGGTCAAGGCTAG
- a CDS encoding late competence development ComFB family protein produces MKFNTECLPDVINKIESNRERIRLKKIIYGLTNKVWENDPKVVGSCSTYMLLMNLMKVQPDIKRLVSDMYNLIESLNRKQAYVPIAKNLLDIIAPIYGITSDSISQSLLENLLDEKEEEKRRQQKTCLNLLEVVVKDEIYKELQKLPVNVAKFVSIAEVASYTLNRLPPMYVASEEGKAFQMQRVEQMRGEIRTAVLRGIGAIMRDPLKKSTPLQVDEIDSFSTAHSILMELEEFARNIGVAHDKVSLDELSSKIRRGVRDYHAALLELEQVLDVYGIAYEKITAKNLASVVRKILRQIEKNQRGGQYSTDSGEGLSGNKKSRGEEMDAQQTSIVEFGNYGDEENSDEDFASSIRDWYTF; encoded by the coding sequence ATGAAATTTAACACGGAATGCTTACCCGATGTTATCAACAAAATTGAGAGTAACCGCGAAAGAATTAGGCTCAAGAAAATCATTTACGGTCTGACCAATAAAGTTTGGGAAAATGACCCAAAGGTAGTGGGTAGCTGTTCTACCTACATGCTGCTAATGAACTTAATGAAAGTCCAACCAGATATCAAGCGCCTGGTGTCGGACATGTATAACTTGATTGAAAGCTTGAATCGGAAGCAGGCCTACGTGCCGATCGCCAAGAACTTACTAGATATTATCGCTCCTATTTATGGCATTACCTCCGACAGTATTAGTCAATCATTACTAGAAAACCTATTGGATGAAAAAGAGGAGGAGAAAAGACGTCAGCAGAAAACTTGTCTTAATTTACTCGAAGTAGTGGTCAAGGATGAAATTTATAAAGAACTGCAAAAATTGCCTGTCAACGTCGCCAAATTTGTCAGCATTGCCGAGGTAGCTAGCTACACCCTGAACCGTCTGCCTCCCATGTATGTGGCCAGTGAAGAAGGAAAAGCCTTTCAGATGCAACGGGTTGAACAAATGCGGGGGGAAATTCGTACCGCAGTGTTGAGGGGCATTGGGGCAATTATGCGGGATCCTTTAAAAAAATCTACTCCCTTGCAGGTAGATGAAATCGATTCTTTCAGCACAGCTCACTCCATCCTGATGGAATTAGAAGAATTTGCCCGCAACATCGGCGTTGCCCACGATAAAGTTAGTCTAGATGAACTTTCTAGCAAAATTCGTCGGGGCGTGAGGGATTACCATGCCGCTTTATTAGAACTAGAACAAGTGCTGGACGTCTATGGTATTGCCTACGAAAAAATAACCGCTAAAAATTTAGCCTCGGTGGTGCGCAAGATTCTAAGACAAATTGAAAAAAATCAACGGGGCGGACAGTATAGCACTGATTCAGGAGAAGGTTTATCTGGCAACAAAAAAAGTCGTGGAGAGGAGATGGATGCTCAACAGACCTCCATTGTCGAGTTTGGTAACTATGGCGATGAAGAGAATAGCGACGAAGACTTTGCCAGCTCCATTCGTGACTGGTACACCTTTTAG
- a CDS encoding fasciclin domain-containing protein produces the protein MPNIVEIAVADDRFSTLVTAVTAANLVDVLQSPGPFTVFAPTDAAFAKLPPGTIATLVQNIPQLARILTYHVVSGKLTQADLCRLSTVDSVEGSPIAIDCTEGFEVKNATVIIPDIEADNGIIHVIDNVILMG, from the coding sequence ATGCCTAACATTGTTGAAATTGCCGTAGCCGACGATAGGTTTTCTACATTGGTAACCGCTGTTACTGCGGCCAATTTGGTTGACGTGTTGCAAAGTCCTGGGCCCTTTACGGTTTTTGCTCCCACAGATGCGGCCTTCGCCAAACTCCCCCCTGGCACCATCGCCACCCTAGTACAGAATATTCCCCAATTAGCTCGGATTCTGACCTACCACGTGGTTTCTGGAAAGCTTACCCAAGCCGATTTATGTCGCCTATCAACCGTTGATTCGGTGGAAGGTTCCCCGATCGCCATTGACTGTACGGAGGGGTTTGAAGTGAAAAATGCTACGGTAATCATCCCCGATATCGAAGCGGACAACGGCATTATTCATGTGATTGATAATGTCATTCTGATGGGATAG
- the phaE gene encoding class III poly(R)-hydroxyalkanoic acid synthase subunit PhaE — MESTSKTWTELMTPLSQFWLESSSQAWKNWFDLMAKGGAGGMMGNAPQPFDSLPQQFLQSQQFYGQLLKLSFEAWQSLWPKLDNGSAQAAVQGYLEQLQAQIEQYTTSTQALQGDMDGLWQCYLKEVQKFSQLWLSTWQSSVAPLGKLPTGDIHTWLDLSNLYGDALYSKNLGSFMRSPLLGPSREMNGKLLRAFDDWVKLSQAMADYQLLEADIQYRGFAALMEDLLARAQEDKPVKTWKEFQQRWAIAADQVFEEAFCQEKNLKVRGKFINALNRYRIQQQEILEAWLKTLNLPTRSEVDEIHQTIYQLRKEVKSLKKRLGETELSQD; from the coding sequence ATGGAATCGACAAGTAAAACCTGGACAGAACTCATGACTCCCCTCAGTCAGTTCTGGCTGGAGTCCAGTAGTCAGGCTTGGAAAAATTGGTTTGACCTCATGGCTAAAGGAGGCGCCGGCGGGATGATGGGCAATGCTCCCCAGCCCTTTGATTCTTTACCCCAGCAGTTCCTCCAATCCCAGCAGTTTTATGGACAGCTACTCAAGCTTTCCTTTGAGGCTTGGCAGAGTCTGTGGCCAAAATTGGACAATGGTTCGGCCCAAGCCGCAGTGCAGGGCTACCTAGAACAGTTACAAGCTCAGATTGAGCAATATACCACCAGCACCCAAGCTCTCCAGGGAGACATGGATGGTTTATGGCAGTGTTACCTCAAGGAAGTACAAAAATTTTCCCAACTCTGGCTCTCCACTTGGCAGAGCAGCGTCGCCCCCCTGGGCAAATTACCAACAGGGGATATCCATACCTGGCTAGATTTAAGTAATCTTTATGGCGATGCCCTTTACAGTAAAAATCTCGGCAGTTTTATGCGATCGCCGTTATTGGGCCCCAGCCGGGAAATGAATGGCAAATTGTTGCGGGCCTTTGACGATTGGGTCAAGTTGTCCCAGGCCATGGCGGACTATCAATTACTAGAAGCGGATATTCAATACCGGGGCTTTGCCGCGCTGATGGAAGATTTATTAGCCCGGGCCCAGGAAGATAAACCCGTTAAAACTTGGAAGGAATTTCAACAACGGTGGGCGATCGCCGCTGACCAAGTATTTGAAGAAGCTTTCTGCCAAGAGAAAAACCTTAAAGTAAGGGGCAAATTCATCAATGCTTTGAATCGTTATCGGATTCAACAACAAGAAATTCTCGAAGCATGGTTAAAAACGCTCAATTTACCCACCCGCTCCGAGGTAGATGAAATTCATCAAACCATTTATCAATTACGGAAAGAAGTTAAAAGTTTGAAAAAGCGTTTAGGGGAAACGGAATTAAGCCAAGATTAA